ATTTTAATTGCTGCTGGAGCCGTGACAGTGGTCGCATAGCGGAGTCCCAGTTTTTTTGCAGCGATGGATGCCGCAAATAATTGATGGTCACCAATCACCAGATCCGGTGCAAATGTTTCTAATAAGGTAAGGATACCTTTATAGCAATGTCTATTTAAAGGGATAAGTACATCTTCATAAAGAAACTTGATGCTATCAATACCATAGACGATCTTTTTTGAAATGATATCGAGGTACTGTTCACTTTCTTTTTTTTCTTCATCCGTCTGGTCATATTGAATAAGCAAAAGCTTTCCGCCAGCTGGAAGTTTATCAGTTAAGTTTTTGTCAAGACTGATCCAGGCCACCTCATGTCCTCTTTCCAATAGTTCAGCACCAATGCTCAACGTCGGATTGACATGACCTGTCAGTGGGGGGACAACAAACACAAATTTAGCCATGGTTTTGTAATAAAGGGTTAGATAAAAAATCAACGATAGTTTCAGCTATCTGTGTAGGTTCTTGTATGGGGATATTGTGATCTCCCGGAATTAGTTCAAGTTGAGCACCAGATATTTTTGTTTGCAGCCATTCCCCCGTTGGTTTACAGTTTGATGTTTCTCCATATAACAGTAAGGTGGACGGTGGCAATGCTGTTGCATCCATTTCATGGAGGAAATATTTTTCCTTAATCATATCAGCTTTGATGCTCGTCTGGTTGAATAAAAACTCGTAAAGGCGATGATTTTTTTCAAATTGTCGCTTACCCATTTTCATTTTTGTTGTATCGGTAAAATTGGCAATATAATGTTCCAAAAATTCCTTACTATACTCATCGATGATGTTACGTGCTTTCTCATCCTGTGGATCCGGAGCCTCCATAACGACGAGTCGTTCCACACGGGTTGGGACCTGCAATGCCGTTTTAAGCGCAATTAGTCCACCAAAACTGTAACCCAGCAGATGGACGTTTTGAAGTTGTAGACTATCCAACAAAGCAATCAGATCCGATGACATATTTTCAAGATCATAGCCTTCCGATACACGTTCACTCATGCCATGACTTTTGAGATCATACATGACCACGTGGAAATGCTGCGCTAGGATCGGAGCAATATTAAAATAGTAAATAGAGAGGTTGCTGAACATGCCGTGGATCAGTACCACGGTATGTTCAGCACCTTTATTTAGTTCTTGTATGTGAACCTTTCTGTTGTTGACCGTAATTATTGGCATTCGTAGATATAATTGATGATCATGCGGAGGTCAAGATTGATCAGTTGATCCAGGTCCATCGAAGATAACCAGCCTGTGAAATCAATCTGGTCACCAAAATGTGCTTTGATTTTCTCTGAAAAAGAAACAATTTCTATGCTGTCCATTTCAAGATCCTTTGTAAAGGAACTTTCTGGTGTGATATCCATCTCTTCTACAAATTCTTCGCCGATAACTTCTGTTATAAAGCCTTTTAATAAAGAGAATAATTCTTCGTGATTCAATTTTGATGTCGTGTTTACAGTGTCCATCCGATAATATAATTTTGGTGTTTGATCGTTTTTATTTCTATTTGATTGATCCAGAGATGATCTCCCTGGATGCGTTCTACTTCATATCTTTTTGGGTTGCCCTGTAGGCCAGTCCCCAGAAATTTTCCGTAAGCTTCTTTCGCTACCCAAAAGCGGGTTGTCCATTCGGCCTGTTCCCTGTCTTTTAGCAATTCCATTTCAGCATCGGTAAAGACAAGTGGGTAAAAACCTGCACTGCGCTCCTCGATGAGTTCCATGTCAATACCTACAGGTCTGTCTTGACGGGCGATAGCCACGGCATCTTTTCCCTTGTGGGCCAGTGAGACATGAATATCTTTAGTCGCATCGCCCAGTAGATAAGGTTTACCGACTTCATCCGAGCGGATCTCAAACGTAATGGGATAGCAGGGAAGGTTTTTCTGATGGTTCAGTAGCTGGCGTACAGCATCTTTTACCGCAACACGGCTCACCATCCAACTTTTTCTGCGGTTGGGCAACAATTGTTGGTAGTGCTGTTTTTCCGTTTGGTTGAAATAGCGTTTCAGGATAAAGTCCCAGGAAGCTACACGGGTATAGGCTTGGTGGAAAAAGAAAACAGCTGGTGCGATTTCCGCTGAGAGACGGTTGTGCAATGGCGACATGGAAACATTCCATAATGCTTCGTCGATTTCCAATCGTCTATTTTGCCAGCCCCTGATCGAGCACCATGCTTTCCCGTTTCGTTGGAGCGTTATATTTGCGATAGCAAATTCATCGTTCAGATCAGTCAACATACAGGTGCACTCGAATAGGCCATCTTGGTCACGCATATCGTCGAAAAACTCGATTTCTTTGATTTTAACAGGAAATGCAATGCGATCTTTTGTCAATGTAAGCTGAAGCCACAAACCGAATAATTGTCCCGCATTATCCAATAGCGAGCCCTTTCCACCATTGCCCTTGATCTTGCCAATGATACCTTTTTTACCTACAGCGGTTACCTCCATAATCCCTTGATAGGCTGTTCCATGGAACATATGCTTATCATAGATTTCTTCGGAAGTACGCGTGATGGGCAGGGGCTCACCTATGGAAAGATCAAACTCTGGTGCGACGGGATATGCCGTAGACAGCGCTACCTCTGCATTTGCAAAATTCTCGATATCCAGATAGGCAAGTTGAGCGGAACGCCATTCGCCATTGACCATTTTCTCAAAAGGTTTGGCTACATTCATCCATTGGAACACACTCACGTGCATGATCTTATGGATCTTGGTAGCACGTTGTTCTGCCTGAGCGATTTCGGCCAGCAATTCAAAAATCATGGTCATCGGGATCACCGGTTCCATGTCCGCTACTTCTGGCCATCCCTGTGGTTGTCGCAGCAGACTATGATCGATCAGGTAGGGATGGCTGTCCAAATTAACCTGCAGCATTTTTGAAAAATGTCTGTCTACAGGTTTTTCTACAACAAGAGGTTTGGCGACAGTTACTGCACTGCTAGGAGCAGGTCGGTTCTGAAAGAGTGTCAATACTTCTTCCTGCATCCGGATCATATCGGCGATATTCTCCTGAAATGCCTGTACCAATGGATGATTGCTCTTTACAGCTGTTCCCGAGGTCAGTTGTGGCTGTACAGTATCAAAAGATTTTCCTAAGCTCTTGACCGCGTCGAAATTACGGACGATAGGCGAACCGAGCTGTAACTTCATGCCTTTGTTTGTCGCCTTTTTTATATGGTTTTGTACCGCCAGAAAATCCAGTGCCACTGTTTTCCCTTCTACA
The window above is part of the Sphingobacterium sp. ML3W genome. Proteins encoded here:
- a CDS encoding alpha/beta hydrolase, which translates into the protein MPIITVNNRKVHIQELNKGAEHTVVLIHGMFSNLSIYYFNIAPILAQHFHVVMYDLKSHGMSERVSEGYDLENMSSDLIALLDSLQLQNVHLLGYSFGGLIALKTALQVPTRVERLVVMEAPDPQDEKARNIIDEYSKEFLEHYIANFTDTTKMKMGKRQFEKNHRLYEFLFNQTSIKADMIKEKYFLHEMDATALPPSTLLLYGETSNCKPTGEWLQTKISGAQLELIPGDHNIPIQEPTQIAETIVDFLSNPLLQNHG
- a CDS encoding phosphopantetheine-binding protein — its product is MDTVNTTSKLNHEELFSLLKGFITEVIGEEFVEEMDITPESSFTKDLEMDSIEIVSFSEKIKAHFGDQIDFTGWLSSMDLDQLINLDLRMIINYIYECQ